The following coding sequences lie in one Alosa alosa isolate M-15738 ecotype Scorff River chromosome 21, AALO_Geno_1.1, whole genome shotgun sequence genomic window:
- the slc30a9 gene encoding zinc transporter 9 isoform X1 → MFPGLAHRPWQVFCRVYLHQRAPLTQWPPRLARPCYGEQYLGWQNGTKVQNVWLSFPDCRVSPFAWAQVQYYSTTGSGKDGPPVSTDPPVTAEKVLAAAGAQPSPEGTSSKDGADAKLQGLTKTEAIQVKVRAVLKKREYGTKYTQNNFITAVRAMNEFCLKPSDLEQLRKIRRRSPHDDTEAFTVFLRSDVEAKALDVWGSPEALARERNLRKEIEQEYQENIFRNQQLLKEYKDFWGNTKPRSGKRATFLQGPGKVVMVAICINGLNFVFKLLAWVYTGSASMFSEAIHSLADTANQALLAIGISQSVRNPDAVHPYGFSNMRYIASLISGVGIFMMGAGLSWYHGIMGLLHPQPIESLLWAYCILAGSLVSEGATLLVAINEIKKSAQQQEVSFYEYVMQSRDPSTNVVLLEDAAAVIGVIMAAGCMGLTSLTGNPYYDSLGSLGVGTLLGAVSAFLIYTNTEALLGRSIQAEHVQKLTEFLENDPAVRAIHDVKATDIGLSKVRFKAEVDFDGRVVTRSYLEKQDIDQILNDIQQVKTPEELENFMLKHGENIIDTLGAEVDRLEKELKQRNPEVRHVDLEIL, encoded by the exons ATGTTCCCCGGCTTAGCCCACAGACCATGGCAAGTCTTCTGCAGGGTTTACCTGCATCAACGAGCCCCCCTTACACAATGGCCCCCTAGACTGGCCCGCCCTTGTTATGGTGAGCAATATTTGG GTTGGCAAAATGGTACCAAGGTACAAAATGTGTGGCTCAGCTTTCCTGACTGTCGAGTGTCACCATTTGCCTGGGCGCAAGTCCAGTACTATTCAACGACGGGCAGCGGTAAAGACGGGCCTCCTGTGTCAACTGACCCCCCTGTCACAGCAGAGAAGGTATTGGCAGCAGCAGGAGCTCAGCCGTCTCCTGAAG GCACGTCTTCAAAAGATGGCGCCG ATGCTAAACTCCAAGGACTGACCAAAACAGAGGCTATCCAAGTAAAAG TCCGAGCCGTCCTGAAGAAGAGAGAGTATGGGACTAAGTACACCCAGAACAACTTCATCACCGCCGTCAGAGCCATGAATGAGTTCTGTCTGAAGCCCAG TGACCTGGAACAGCTACGGAAAATCCGTCGCCGGAGTCCACACGATGACACAGAGGCTTTTACAGTCTTTCTGCGCTCAGATGTGGAGGCAAA AGCTCTGGATGTGTGGGGCAGTCCTGAGGCTCTTGCCCGAGAGCGAAATCTGCGAAAAGAAATTGAACAAGAGTACCAAGAGA ATATCTTCAGAAATCAGCAGCTATTAAAGGAGTATAAGGACTTCTGGGGCAACACTAAG CCTCGATCAGGCAAGAGAGCCACATTTCTACAAGGGCCAGGGAAGGTGGTTATGGTAGCTATATGCAT AAATGGACTGAACTTTGTCTTCAAGCTGCTTGCTTGGGTGTACACTGGGTCAGCCAGCATGTTCTCCGAAGCCATTCACTCATTGGCCGACACAGCAAATCAG GCCCTCTTAGCCATTGGCATCAGTCAGTCTGTGAGGAATCCCGATGCTGTCCACCC gtatGGGTTCTCCAACATGCGCTACATCGCCTCCCTTATCAGCGGCGTGGGCATTTTCATGATGGGCGCAGGCCTGTCCTGGTACCACGGCATCATGGGCCTCCTGCATCCGCAGCCAATTGAGTCCCTCCTTTGG GCGTACTGCATTTTGGCAGGATCCCTTGTTTCTGAAGGAG CGACGCTCCTGGTTGCCATCAACGAGATCAAAAAGAGTGCACAGCAGCAGGAGGTCTCCTTCTATGAGTACG tGATGCAGAGCCGTGACCCCAGCACTAACGTGGTCTTATTAGAGGATGCGGCCGCTGTAATTGGAGTGATCATGGCTGCTGGATGCATGGGTCTGACCTCCCTCACAG GTAATCCGTACTACGACAGTCTGGGCTCTCTCGGTGTGGGCACCTTGCTGGGCGCTGTATCGGCCTTCCTCATCTACACCAACACAGAGGCCCTGCTGGGACGCTCCATCCAGGCTGAGCATGTGCAAAAGCTCACGGAGTTCTTAGAAAATGACCCTGCAGTAAG GGCGATTCACGACGTGAAGGCCACAGACATAGGCCTAAGCAAAGTGCGCTTCAAAGCGGAGGTGGACTTTGACGGGCGGGTGGTGACGCGCTCCTACCTGGAGAAGCAGGACATCGACCAGATCCTAAAT gatattCAGCAGGTGAAGACCCCAGAGGAGCTGGAAAACTTCATGCTAAAGCATGGGGAGAATATCATCGACACACTCGGAGCTGAAGTGGACCGCCTGGAGAAGGAGCTTAAG
- the slc30a9 gene encoding zinc transporter 9 isoform X2, whose product MFPGLAHRPWQVFCRVYLHQRAPLTQWPPRLARPCYGWQNGTKVQNVWLSFPDCRVSPFAWAQVQYYSTTGSGKDGPPVSTDPPVTAEKVLAAAGAQPSPEGTSSKDGADAKLQGLTKTEAIQVKVRAVLKKREYGTKYTQNNFITAVRAMNEFCLKPSDLEQLRKIRRRSPHDDTEAFTVFLRSDVEAKALDVWGSPEALARERNLRKEIEQEYQENIFRNQQLLKEYKDFWGNTKPRSGKRATFLQGPGKVVMVAICINGLNFVFKLLAWVYTGSASMFSEAIHSLADTANQALLAIGISQSVRNPDAVHPYGFSNMRYIASLISGVGIFMMGAGLSWYHGIMGLLHPQPIESLLWAYCILAGSLVSEGATLLVAINEIKKSAQQQEVSFYEYVMQSRDPSTNVVLLEDAAAVIGVIMAAGCMGLTSLTGNPYYDSLGSLGVGTLLGAVSAFLIYTNTEALLGRSIQAEHVQKLTEFLENDPAVRAIHDVKATDIGLSKVRFKAEVDFDGRVVTRSYLEKQDIDQILNDIQQVKTPEELENFMLKHGENIIDTLGAEVDRLEKELKQRNPEVRHVDLEIL is encoded by the exons ATGTTCCCCGGCTTAGCCCACAGACCATGGCAAGTCTTCTGCAGGGTTTACCTGCATCAACGAGCCCCCCTTACACAATGGCCCCCTAGACTGGCCCGCCCTTGTTATG GTTGGCAAAATGGTACCAAGGTACAAAATGTGTGGCTCAGCTTTCCTGACTGTCGAGTGTCACCATTTGCCTGGGCGCAAGTCCAGTACTATTCAACGACGGGCAGCGGTAAAGACGGGCCTCCTGTGTCAACTGACCCCCCTGTCACAGCAGAGAAGGTATTGGCAGCAGCAGGAGCTCAGCCGTCTCCTGAAG GCACGTCTTCAAAAGATGGCGCCG ATGCTAAACTCCAAGGACTGACCAAAACAGAGGCTATCCAAGTAAAAG TCCGAGCCGTCCTGAAGAAGAGAGAGTATGGGACTAAGTACACCCAGAACAACTTCATCACCGCCGTCAGAGCCATGAATGAGTTCTGTCTGAAGCCCAG TGACCTGGAACAGCTACGGAAAATCCGTCGCCGGAGTCCACACGATGACACAGAGGCTTTTACAGTCTTTCTGCGCTCAGATGTGGAGGCAAA AGCTCTGGATGTGTGGGGCAGTCCTGAGGCTCTTGCCCGAGAGCGAAATCTGCGAAAAGAAATTGAACAAGAGTACCAAGAGA ATATCTTCAGAAATCAGCAGCTATTAAAGGAGTATAAGGACTTCTGGGGCAACACTAAG CCTCGATCAGGCAAGAGAGCCACATTTCTACAAGGGCCAGGGAAGGTGGTTATGGTAGCTATATGCAT AAATGGACTGAACTTTGTCTTCAAGCTGCTTGCTTGGGTGTACACTGGGTCAGCCAGCATGTTCTCCGAAGCCATTCACTCATTGGCCGACACAGCAAATCAG GCCCTCTTAGCCATTGGCATCAGTCAGTCTGTGAGGAATCCCGATGCTGTCCACCC gtatGGGTTCTCCAACATGCGCTACATCGCCTCCCTTATCAGCGGCGTGGGCATTTTCATGATGGGCGCAGGCCTGTCCTGGTACCACGGCATCATGGGCCTCCTGCATCCGCAGCCAATTGAGTCCCTCCTTTGG GCGTACTGCATTTTGGCAGGATCCCTTGTTTCTGAAGGAG CGACGCTCCTGGTTGCCATCAACGAGATCAAAAAGAGTGCACAGCAGCAGGAGGTCTCCTTCTATGAGTACG tGATGCAGAGCCGTGACCCCAGCACTAACGTGGTCTTATTAGAGGATGCGGCCGCTGTAATTGGAGTGATCATGGCTGCTGGATGCATGGGTCTGACCTCCCTCACAG GTAATCCGTACTACGACAGTCTGGGCTCTCTCGGTGTGGGCACCTTGCTGGGCGCTGTATCGGCCTTCCTCATCTACACCAACACAGAGGCCCTGCTGGGACGCTCCATCCAGGCTGAGCATGTGCAAAAGCTCACGGAGTTCTTAGAAAATGACCCTGCAGTAAG GGCGATTCACGACGTGAAGGCCACAGACATAGGCCTAAGCAAAGTGCGCTTCAAAGCGGAGGTGGACTTTGACGGGCGGGTGGTGACGCGCTCCTACCTGGAGAAGCAGGACATCGACCAGATCCTAAAT gatattCAGCAGGTGAAGACCCCAGAGGAGCTGGAAAACTTCATGCTAAAGCATGGGGAGAATATCATCGACACACTCGGAGCTGAAGTGGACCGCCTGGAGAAGGAGCTTAAG